A portion of the Pan troglodytes isolate AG18354 chromosome 10, NHGRI_mPanTro3-v2.0_pri, whole genome shotgun sequence genome contains these proteins:
- the TAPBPL gene encoding tapasin-related protein isoform X2, with translation MGTQEGWCLLLCLALSGAAETKPHPAEGQWRAVDVVLDCFLAKDSAHRGALASSEDRARASLVLKQVPVLDDGSLEDFTDFQGGTLAQDDPPIIFEASVDLVQIPQAEALLHADCSGKEVTCEISRYFLQMTETTVKTAAWFMANVQVSGGGPSISLVMKTPRVAKNEALWHPTLNLPLSPQGTVRTAVEFQVMTQTQSLSFLLGSSASLDCGFSMAPGLDLISVEWRLQHKGRGQLVYSWTAGQGQAVRKGAILEPAQLGMARDASLTLPGLTIQDEGTYICQITTSLYRAQQIIQLNIQASPKVRLSLANEALLPTLICDIAGYYPLDVVVTWTREELGGSPAQVSGASFSSLRQSVAGTYSISSSLTAEPGSAGATYTCQVTHISLEEPLGASTQVVPPERRTALGVIFASSLFLLALMFLGLQRRQATSLKSVTLLPQSRKKE, from the exons ATGGGCACACAGGAGGGCTGGTGCCTGCTGCTCTGCCTGGCTCTATCTGGAGCAGCAGAAACCA AGCCCCACCCAGCAGAGGGGCAGTGGCGGGCAGTGGACGTGGTCCTAGACTGCTTCCTGGCGAAGGACAGTGCGCACCGTGGAGCTCTCGCCAGCAGTGAGGACAGGGCAAGGGCCTCCCTTGTGCTGAAGCAGGTGCCAGTGCTGGACGATGGCTCCCTGGAGGACTTCACCGATTTCCAAGGGGGCACGCTGGCCCAAGATGACCCACCTATTATCTTCGAGGCCTCAG TGGACCTGGTCCAGATTCCCCAGGCCGAGGCCTTGCTCCATGCTGACTGCAGTGGGAAGGAGGTGACCTGTGAGATCTCCCGTTACTTTCTCCAGATGACAGAGACCACTGTTAAGACAGCAGCTTGGTTCATGGCCAACGTGCAGGTCTCTGGAGGGGGACCTAGCATCTCCTTGGTGATGAAGACTCCCAGGGTCGCCAAGAATGAGGCTCTCTGGCACCCGACGCTGAACTTGCCCCTGAGCCCCCAGGGGACTGTGCGAACTGcag TGGAGTTCCAGGTGATGACACAGACCCAATCCCTGAGCTTCCTGCTGGGGTCCTCAGCCTCCTTGGACTGTGGCTTCTCCATGGCACCGGGCTTGGACCTCATCAGTGTGGAGTGGCGACTGCAGCACAAGGGCAGGGGTCAGCTGGTGTACAGCTGGacagcagggcaggggcaggctgTGCGGAAGGGCGCTATCCTGGAGCCTGCGCAACTGGGCATGGCCAGGGATGCCTCCCTCACCTTGCCCGGCCTCACTATACAGGACGAGGGGACCTACATTTGCCAGATCACCACCTCTCTGTACCGAGCTCAGCAGATCATCCAGCTCAACATCCAAG CTTCCCCTAAAGTACGACTGAGCTTGGCAAACGAAGCTCTGCTGCCCACCCTCATCTGCGACATTGCTGGCTATTACCCTCTGGATGTGGTGGTGACATGGACCCGAGAGGAGCTGGGTGGATCCCCAGCCCAAGTCTCTGGTGcctccttctccagcctcagGCAAAGCGTGGCAGGCACCTACAGCATCTCCTCCTCTCTCACCGCAGAACCTGGCTCTGCAGGTGCCACTTACACCTGCCAGGTCACACACATCTCTCTGGAGGAGCCCCTTGGGGCCAGCACCCAGGTTGTCCCACCAG AGCGGAGAACAGCCTTGGGAGTCATCTTTGCCAGCAGTCTCTTCCTTCTTGCACTGATGTTCCTGGGGCTTCAGAGACGGCAAG CTACCTCACTAAAGTCtgtcactctcctgcctcagagtaGAAAGAAAGAGTAG
- the TAPBPL gene encoding tapasin-related protein isoform X3: MGTQEGWCLLLCLALSGAAETKPHPAEGQWRAVDVVLDCFLAKDSAHRGALASSEDRARASLVLKQVPVLDDGSLEDFTDFQGGTLAQDDPPIIFEASVDLVQIPQAEALLHADCSGKEVTCEISRYFLQMTETTVKTAAWFMANVQVSGGGPSISLVMKTPRVAKNEALWHPTLNLPLSPQGTVRTAVEFQVMTQTQSLSFLLGSSASLDCGFSMAPGLDLISVEWRLQHKGRGQLVYSWTAGQGQAVRKGAILEPAQLGMARDASLTLPGLTIQDEGTYICQITTSLYRAQQIIQLNIQASPKVRLSLANEALLPTLICDIAGYYPLDVVVTWTREELGGSPAQVSGASFSSLRQSVAGTYSISSSLTAEPGSAGATYTCQVTHISLEEPLGASTQVVPPERRTALGVIFASSLFLLALMFLGLQRRQE, from the exons ATGGGCACACAGGAGGGCTGGTGCCTGCTGCTCTGCCTGGCTCTATCTGGAGCAGCAGAAACCA AGCCCCACCCAGCAGAGGGGCAGTGGCGGGCAGTGGACGTGGTCCTAGACTGCTTCCTGGCGAAGGACAGTGCGCACCGTGGAGCTCTCGCCAGCAGTGAGGACAGGGCAAGGGCCTCCCTTGTGCTGAAGCAGGTGCCAGTGCTGGACGATGGCTCCCTGGAGGACTTCACCGATTTCCAAGGGGGCACGCTGGCCCAAGATGACCCACCTATTATCTTCGAGGCCTCAG TGGACCTGGTCCAGATTCCCCAGGCCGAGGCCTTGCTCCATGCTGACTGCAGTGGGAAGGAGGTGACCTGTGAGATCTCCCGTTACTTTCTCCAGATGACAGAGACCACTGTTAAGACAGCAGCTTGGTTCATGGCCAACGTGCAGGTCTCTGGAGGGGGACCTAGCATCTCCTTGGTGATGAAGACTCCCAGGGTCGCCAAGAATGAGGCTCTCTGGCACCCGACGCTGAACTTGCCCCTGAGCCCCCAGGGGACTGTGCGAACTGcag TGGAGTTCCAGGTGATGACACAGACCCAATCCCTGAGCTTCCTGCTGGGGTCCTCAGCCTCCTTGGACTGTGGCTTCTCCATGGCACCGGGCTTGGACCTCATCAGTGTGGAGTGGCGACTGCAGCACAAGGGCAGGGGTCAGCTGGTGTACAGCTGGacagcagggcaggggcaggctgTGCGGAAGGGCGCTATCCTGGAGCCTGCGCAACTGGGCATGGCCAGGGATGCCTCCCTCACCTTGCCCGGCCTCACTATACAGGACGAGGGGACCTACATTTGCCAGATCACCACCTCTCTGTACCGAGCTCAGCAGATCATCCAGCTCAACATCCAAG CTTCCCCTAAAGTACGACTGAGCTTGGCAAACGAAGCTCTGCTGCCCACCCTCATCTGCGACATTGCTGGCTATTACCCTCTGGATGTGGTGGTGACATGGACCCGAGAGGAGCTGGGTGGATCCCCAGCCCAAGTCTCTGGTGcctccttctccagcctcagGCAAAGCGTGGCAGGCACCTACAGCATCTCCTCCTCTCTCACCGCAGAACCTGGCTCTGCAGGTGCCACTTACACCTGCCAGGTCACACACATCTCTCTGGAGGAGCCCCTTGGGGCCAGCACCCAGGTTGTCCCACCAG AGCGGAGAACAGCCTTGGGAGTCATCTTTGCCAGCAGTCTCTTCCTTCTTGCACTGATGTTCCTGGGGCTTCAGAGACGGCAAG agtaG
- the TAPBPL gene encoding tapasin-related protein isoform X1, translated as MGTQEGWCLLLCLALSGAAETKPHPAEGQWRAVDVVLDCFLAKDSAHRGALASSEDRARASLVLKQVPVLDDGSLEDFTDFQGGTLAQDDPPIIFEASVDLVQIPQAEALLHADCSGKEVTCEISRYFLQMTETTVKTAAWFMANVQVSGGGPSISLVMKTPRVAKNEALWHPTLNLPLSPQGTVRTAVEFQVMTQTQSLSFLLGSSASLDCGFSMAPGLDLISVEWRLQHKGRGQLVYSWTAGQGQAVRKGAILEPAQLGMARDASLTLPGLTIQDEGTYICQITTSLYRAQQIIQLNIQASPKVRLSLANEALLPTLICDIAGYYPLDVVVTWTREELGGSPAQVSGASFSSLRQSVAGTYSISSSLTAEPGSAGATYTCQVTHISLEEPLGASTQVVPPERRTALGVIFASSLFLLALMFLGLQRRQAPTGLGLLQAERWETTSCADTQSSHLHEDRTARVSQPSLHAKVT; from the exons ATGGGCACACAGGAGGGCTGGTGCCTGCTGCTCTGCCTGGCTCTATCTGGAGCAGCAGAAACCA AGCCCCACCCAGCAGAGGGGCAGTGGCGGGCAGTGGACGTGGTCCTAGACTGCTTCCTGGCGAAGGACAGTGCGCACCGTGGAGCTCTCGCCAGCAGTGAGGACAGGGCAAGGGCCTCCCTTGTGCTGAAGCAGGTGCCAGTGCTGGACGATGGCTCCCTGGAGGACTTCACCGATTTCCAAGGGGGCACGCTGGCCCAAGATGACCCACCTATTATCTTCGAGGCCTCAG TGGACCTGGTCCAGATTCCCCAGGCCGAGGCCTTGCTCCATGCTGACTGCAGTGGGAAGGAGGTGACCTGTGAGATCTCCCGTTACTTTCTCCAGATGACAGAGACCACTGTTAAGACAGCAGCTTGGTTCATGGCCAACGTGCAGGTCTCTGGAGGGGGACCTAGCATCTCCTTGGTGATGAAGACTCCCAGGGTCGCCAAGAATGAGGCTCTCTGGCACCCGACGCTGAACTTGCCCCTGAGCCCCCAGGGGACTGTGCGAACTGcag TGGAGTTCCAGGTGATGACACAGACCCAATCCCTGAGCTTCCTGCTGGGGTCCTCAGCCTCCTTGGACTGTGGCTTCTCCATGGCACCGGGCTTGGACCTCATCAGTGTGGAGTGGCGACTGCAGCACAAGGGCAGGGGTCAGCTGGTGTACAGCTGGacagcagggcaggggcaggctgTGCGGAAGGGCGCTATCCTGGAGCCTGCGCAACTGGGCATGGCCAGGGATGCCTCCCTCACCTTGCCCGGCCTCACTATACAGGACGAGGGGACCTACATTTGCCAGATCACCACCTCTCTGTACCGAGCTCAGCAGATCATCCAGCTCAACATCCAAG CTTCCCCTAAAGTACGACTGAGCTTGGCAAACGAAGCTCTGCTGCCCACCCTCATCTGCGACATTGCTGGCTATTACCCTCTGGATGTGGTGGTGACATGGACCCGAGAGGAGCTGGGTGGATCCCCAGCCCAAGTCTCTGGTGcctccttctccagcctcagGCAAAGCGTGGCAGGCACCTACAGCATCTCCTCCTCTCTCACCGCAGAACCTGGCTCTGCAGGTGCCACTTACACCTGCCAGGTCACACACATCTCTCTGGAGGAGCCCCTTGGGGCCAGCACCCAGGTTGTCCCACCAG AGCGGAGAACAGCCTTGGGAGTCATCTTTGCCAGCAGTCTCTTCCTTCTTGCACTGATGTTCCTGGGGCTTCAGAGACGGCAAG CACCTACAGGACTTGGGCTGCTTCAGGCTGAACGCTGGGAAACCACTTCCTGTGCTGACACACAGAGCTCCCATCTCCATGAAGACCGCACAGCGCGTGTAAGCCAGCCCAGCTTACACGCTAAAGTGACGTGA
- the CD27 gene encoding CD27 antigen isoform X2, with product MARPHPWWLCVLGTLVGLSATPAPKSCPERHYWAQGKLCCQMCEPGTFLVKDCDQHRKAAQCDPCIPGVSFSPDHHTRPHCESCRHCNSGLLVRNCTITANAECACRNGWQCRDKECTECDPLPNPSLTARSSQALSPHPQPTHLPYVSEMLEARTAGHMQTLADFRQLPARTLSTHWPPQRSLCSSDFIRILVIFSGMFLVFTLAGALFLHQRRKYRSNKGESPVEPAEPCRYSCPREEEGSTIPIQEDYRKPEPACSP from the exons ATGGCACGGCCACATCCCTGGTGGCTGTGCGTTCTGGGGACCCTGGTGGGGCTCTCAGCTACTCCAGCCCCCAAGAGCTGCCCAGAGAGGCACTACTGGGCTCAGGGAAAGCTGTGCTGCCAGATGTGTGAGCCAG GAACATTCCTCGTGAAGGACTGTGACCAGCACAGAAAGGCTGCTCAGTGTGATCCTTGCATACCGGGGGTCTCCTTCTCTCCcgaccaccacacccggccccactGTGAGAGCTGTCGGCACTGTAACTCTG GTCTTCTCGTTCGCAACTGCACCATCACTGCCAATGCTGAGTGTGCCTGTCGCAATGGCTGGCAGTGCAGGGACAAGGAGTGCACCGAGTGTGATCCTCTTCCAAACCCTTCACTGACCGCTCGGTCGTCTCAGGCCCTGAGCCCACACCCTCAGCCCACCCACTTACCTTATGTCAGTG AGATGCTGGAGGCCAGGACAGCTGGGCACATGCAGACTCTGGCTGACTTCAGGCAGCTGCCTGCCCGGACTCTCTCTACCCACTGGCCAC CCCAAAGATCCCTGTGCAGCTCCGATTTTATTCGCATCCTTGTGATCTTCTCTGGAATGTTCCTTGTTTTCACCCTGGCCGGGGCCCTGTTCCTCCATCAACGAAGGAAATATAGATCAA ACAAAGGAGAAAGTCCTGTGGAGCCTGCAGAGCCTTGTCGTTACAGCTgccccagggaggaggagggcagCACCATCCCCATCCAGGAGGATTACCGAAAACCGGAGCCTGCCTGCTCCCCCTGA
- the CD27 gene encoding CD27 antigen isoform X1, translating into MARPHPWWLCVLGTLVGLSATPAPKSCPERHYWAQGKLCCQMCEPGTFLVKDCDQHRKAAQCDPCIPGVSFSPDHHTRPHCESCRHCNSGLLVRNCTITANAECACRNGWQCRDKECTECDPLPNPSLTARSSQALSPHPQPTHLPYVSEMLEARTAGHMQTLADFRQLPARTLSTHWPPQRSLCSSDFIRILVIFSGMFLVFTLAGALFLHQRRKYRSSKRQNTGLRSCPCTTPHWLNSTAHAWNLTETHQLHFTSLGPTPSLPLAGVLLTPLPQGHPPLPISFSRLPLPPLLAKTHRISFCRQRRKSCGACRALSLQLPQGGGGQHHPHPGGLPKTGACLLPLSQHLRELHYSPGLHPHPADHPRESETWQPQLQSHPLVRALSCVHVTECLFETGRDEDKYG; encoded by the exons ATGGCACGGCCACATCCCTGGTGGCTGTGCGTTCTGGGGACCCTGGTGGGGCTCTCAGCTACTCCAGCCCCCAAGAGCTGCCCAGAGAGGCACTACTGGGCTCAGGGAAAGCTGTGCTGCCAGATGTGTGAGCCAG GAACATTCCTCGTGAAGGACTGTGACCAGCACAGAAAGGCTGCTCAGTGTGATCCTTGCATACCGGGGGTCTCCTTCTCTCCcgaccaccacacccggccccactGTGAGAGCTGTCGGCACTGTAACTCTG GTCTTCTCGTTCGCAACTGCACCATCACTGCCAATGCTGAGTGTGCCTGTCGCAATGGCTGGCAGTGCAGGGACAAGGAGTGCACCGAGTGTGATCCTCTTCCAAACCCTTCACTGACCGCTCGGTCGTCTCAGGCCCTGAGCCCACACCCTCAGCCCACCCACTTACCTTATGTCAGTG AGATGCTGGAGGCCAGGACAGCTGGGCACATGCAGACTCTGGCTGACTTCAGGCAGCTGCCTGCCCGGACTCTCTCTACCCACTGGCCAC CCCAAAGATCCCTGTGCAGCTCCGATTTTATTCGCATCCTTGTGATCTTCTCTGGAATGTTCCTTGTTTTCACCCTGGCCGGGGCCCTGTTCCTCCATCAACGAAGGAAATATAGATCAAGTAAGAGACAGAACACAGGTCTCCGGTCCTGCCCTTGCACCACACCCCACTGGCTCAACTCCACTGCCCACGCCTGGAATCTCACTGAAACCCACCAGCTCCACTTCACCAGCCTTGGTCCTACCCCTTCTCTCCCCTTAGCTGGCGTGCTCCTGACACCCCTCCCCCAAGGGCACCCGCCTCTACCCATCTCCTTCTCCcgtctccccctgcccccactgcTGGCCAAGACTCATCGGATCTCCTTCTGCAGACAAAGGAGAAAGTCCTGTGGAGCCTGCAGAGCCTTGTCGTTACAGCTgccccagggaggaggagggcagCACCATCCCCATCCAGGAGGATTACCGAAAACCGGAGCCTGCCTGCTCCCCCTGAGCCAGCACCTGCGGGAGCTGCACTACAGCCCtggcctccacccccaccccgccgACCATCCAAGGGAGAGTGAGACCTGGCAGCCACAACTGCAGTCCCATCCTCTTGTCAGGGCCCTTTCCTGTGTACACGTGACAGAGTGCCTTTTCGAGACTGGCAGGGACGAGGACAAATATGGATGA
- the VAMP1 gene encoding vesicle-associated membrane protein 1, protein MSAPAQPPAEGTEGTAPGGGPPGPPPNMTSNRRLQQTQAQVEEVVDIIRVNVDKVLERDQKLSELDDRADALQAGASQFESSAAKLKRKYWWKNCKMMIMLGAICAIIVVVIVIYFFT, encoded by the exons AT GTCTGCTCCAGCTCAGCCACCTGCTGAAGGGACAGAAGGGACTGCCCCAGGTGGGGGTCCCCCTGGCCCTCCTCCTAACATGACCAGTAACAGACGACTACAGCAAACCCAGGCACAAGTGGAGGAG GTGGTGGACATCATACGTGTGAACGTGGACAAGGTCCTGGAGAGGGACCAGAAGCTGTCAGAGCTGGATGACCGAGCTGATGCCTTGCAGGCAGGAGCATCACAATTTGAGAGCAGTGCTGCAAAGCTAAAGAGGAAGTATTGGTGGAAAAACTGCAAG ATGATGATCATGCTGGGAGCCATCTGTGCCATCATCGTGGTAGTTATTGTAA TCTACTTTTTTACTTGA
- the TAPBPL gene encoding tapasin-related protein isoform X4, with the protein MTETTVKTAAWFMANVQVSGGGPSISLVMKTPRVAKNEALWHPTLNLPLSPQGTVRTAVEFQVMTQTQSLSFLLGSSASLDCGFSMAPGLDLISVEWRLQHKGRGQLVYSWTAGQGQAVRKGAILEPAQLGMARDASLTLPGLTIQDEGTYICQITTSLYRAQQIIQLNIQASPKVRLSLANEALLPTLICDIAGYYPLDVVVTWTREELGGSPAQVSGASFSSLRQSVAGTYSISSSLTAEPGSAGATYTCQVTHISLEEPLGASTQVVPPERRTALGVIFASSLFLLALMFLGLQRRQAPTGLGLLQAERWETTSCADTQSSHLHEDRTARVSQPSLHAKVT; encoded by the exons ATGACAGAGACCACTGTTAAGACAGCAGCTTGGTTCATGGCCAACGTGCAGGTCTCTGGAGGGGGACCTAGCATCTCCTTGGTGATGAAGACTCCCAGGGTCGCCAAGAATGAGGCTCTCTGGCACCCGACGCTGAACTTGCCCCTGAGCCCCCAGGGGACTGTGCGAACTGcag TGGAGTTCCAGGTGATGACACAGACCCAATCCCTGAGCTTCCTGCTGGGGTCCTCAGCCTCCTTGGACTGTGGCTTCTCCATGGCACCGGGCTTGGACCTCATCAGTGTGGAGTGGCGACTGCAGCACAAGGGCAGGGGTCAGCTGGTGTACAGCTGGacagcagggcaggggcaggctgTGCGGAAGGGCGCTATCCTGGAGCCTGCGCAACTGGGCATGGCCAGGGATGCCTCCCTCACCTTGCCCGGCCTCACTATACAGGACGAGGGGACCTACATTTGCCAGATCACCACCTCTCTGTACCGAGCTCAGCAGATCATCCAGCTCAACATCCAAG CTTCCCCTAAAGTACGACTGAGCTTGGCAAACGAAGCTCTGCTGCCCACCCTCATCTGCGACATTGCTGGCTATTACCCTCTGGATGTGGTGGTGACATGGACCCGAGAGGAGCTGGGTGGATCCCCAGCCCAAGTCTCTGGTGcctccttctccagcctcagGCAAAGCGTGGCAGGCACCTACAGCATCTCCTCCTCTCTCACCGCAGAACCTGGCTCTGCAGGTGCCACTTACACCTGCCAGGTCACACACATCTCTCTGGAGGAGCCCCTTGGGGCCAGCACCCAGGTTGTCCCACCAG AGCGGAGAACAGCCTTGGGAGTCATCTTTGCCAGCAGTCTCTTCCTTCTTGCACTGATGTTCCTGGGGCTTCAGAGACGGCAAG CACCTACAGGACTTGGGCTGCTTCAGGCTGAACGCTGGGAAACCACTTCCTGTGCTGACACACAGAGCTCCCATCTCCATGAAGACCGCACAGCGCGTGTAAGCCAGCCCAGCTTACACGCTAAAGTGACGTGA
- the CD27 gene encoding CD27 antigen isoform X3, with protein MARPHPWWLCVLGTLVGLSATPAPKSCPERHYWAQGKLCCQMCEPGTFLVKDCDQHRKAAQCDPCIPGVSFSPDHHTRPHCESCRHCNSGEKLRPVYTRIAGFKAAPLNKCSLARHFLELGLLVRNCTITANAECACRNGWQCRDKECTECDPLPNPSLTARSSQALSPHPQPTHLPYVSEMLEARTAGHMQTLADFRQLPARTLSTHWPPQRSLCSSDFIRILVIFSGMFLVFTLAGALFLHQRRKYRSNKGESPVEPAEPCRYSCPREEEGSTIPIQEDYRKPEPACSP; from the exons ATGGCACGGCCACATCCCTGGTGGCTGTGCGTTCTGGGGACCCTGGTGGGGCTCTCAGCTACTCCAGCCCCCAAGAGCTGCCCAGAGAGGCACTACTGGGCTCAGGGAAAGCTGTGCTGCCAGATGTGTGAGCCAG GAACATTCCTCGTGAAGGACTGTGACCAGCACAGAAAGGCTGCTCAGTGTGATCCTTGCATACCGGGGGTCTCCTTCTCTCCcgaccaccacacccggccccactGTGAGAGCTGTCGGCACTGTAACTCTGGTGAG AAACTACGGCCAGTATACACTAGAATAGCAGGCTTTAAAGCGGCCCCTTTGAACAAATGTTCTCTAGCAAGACACTTTTTAGAACTAG GTCTTCTCGTTCGCAACTGCACCATCACTGCCAATGCTGAGTGTGCCTGTCGCAATGGCTGGCAGTGCAGGGACAAGGAGTGCACCGAGTGTGATCCTCTTCCAAACCCTTCACTGACCGCTCGGTCGTCTCAGGCCCTGAGCCCACACCCTCAGCCCACCCACTTACCTTATGTCAGTG AGATGCTGGAGGCCAGGACAGCTGGGCACATGCAGACTCTGGCTGACTTCAGGCAGCTGCCTGCCCGGACTCTCTCTACCCACTGGCCAC CCCAAAGATCCCTGTGCAGCTCCGATTTTATTCGCATCCTTGTGATCTTCTCTGGAATGTTCCTTGTTTTCACCCTGGCCGGGGCCCTGTTCCTCCATCAACGAAGGAAATATAGATCAA ACAAAGGAGAAAGTCCTGTGGAGCCTGCAGAGCCTTGTCGTTACAGCTgccccagggaggaggagggcagCACCATCCCCATCCAGGAGGATTACCGAAAACCGGAGCCTGCCTGCTCCCCCTGA